Proteins from a genomic interval of Ralstonia wenshanensis:
- a CDS encoding helix-turn-helix domain-containing protein, producing the protein MKEEIEENTIFRDVSRCFVEALRRSMRVASEDEGGALDALSQTELAERAGMGRSTLAKYLGGRYDETSANPDLDIICRLADAVGVPPAILLMRPQDWASLGSGMLTFQQAMGDSTFTALAAELQGMDSTTSQRVAEAALRIGRLLKTVEDERDPKVSQEVRDFRYATKKSISTTAASIPFRIDGVTTSHLPALLTICSILGTTNARTAQ; encoded by the coding sequence GTGAAAGAAGAAATAGAAGAAAACACCATCTTCCGCGACGTCTCGCGGTGTTTCGTGGAGGCTTTGCGGCGCAGCATGAGGGTTGCGTCTGAAGATGAGGGCGGAGCATTAGATGCACTGTCGCAAACGGAGCTCGCCGAGCGGGCCGGGATGGGCAGGTCGACTTTGGCCAAATACCTTGGTGGCCGCTACGACGAGACATCGGCGAATCCCGACTTAGACATCATCTGCCGACTCGCGGACGCAGTCGGGGTCCCACCGGCAATCTTGCTGATGCGTCCTCAGGACTGGGCCAGCCTCGGGAGCGGGATGCTGACGTTTCAGCAGGCCATGGGGGACTCTACATTCACTGCGTTGGCTGCGGAACTTCAAGGGATGGACTCGACAACGTCTCAGCGGGTGGCGGAGGCCGCCTTACGCATCGGGCGGCTGCTCAAGACCGTTGAAGACGAACGGGACCCCAAGGTTTCCCAAGAGGTAAGGGATTTCCGGTACGCCACAAAGAAATCAATTTCAACGACCGCAGCATCGATTCCATTCCGAATCGACGGCGTCACCACCTCTCATTTACCTGCGCTGCTGACTATCTGCAGCATTCTCGGAACTACCAACGCTAGGACAGCCCAATGA
- a CDS encoding ubiquinol-cytochrome C chaperone family protein, which produces MSDDFIKNPGSLSQLLTQADIADLDILVDYITDSGKGRISLNNDVCARLVKCKERKAYTESDRHLISQEIRAFGGNTLTNAYRDVRSSIPFGSLLDKVLPDMDETIAYDEVVKDVASHLKAPFDKNDDILVVENGILRKILRDSFEKMSSEERAAVLKELNVSDLAMLGPAAGAALIAAGRMGGFATYKLALVVANAVSKALLGRGLPLVVNATVARTVGVLLGPIGWAVTGIWTLADMASPAYRVTVPCVIQIAYMRQKAIVEAQSKACPACGARNERAARFCADCGQAFQGA; this is translated from the coding sequence ATGAGCGACGACTTCATCAAGAACCCAGGCAGCCTCTCGCAGCTACTCACCCAGGCAGATATCGCAGACCTGGACATTCTTGTCGACTACATCACTGACAGTGGCAAGGGCCGCATCTCCTTGAATAATGATGTCTGCGCAAGACTCGTCAAATGCAAGGAGCGTAAGGCATACACAGAGTCCGACCGGCATCTCATCTCTCAGGAAATTCGCGCGTTCGGTGGCAACACGCTTACCAATGCGTACCGCGATGTTCGCAGCAGCATCCCTTTCGGCTCGCTGCTGGACAAGGTTCTTCCGGACATGGACGAGACCATCGCTTATGACGAAGTCGTGAAGGACGTCGCATCGCACCTGAAGGCCCCGTTCGATAAGAACGACGACATTCTGGTGGTCGAGAACGGTATCCTCCGCAAGATTCTCCGGGACTCCTTCGAGAAGATGTCCTCGGAGGAGCGGGCTGCCGTGTTGAAAGAACTGAATGTGTCCGACCTCGCGATGCTCGGACCTGCCGCTGGTGCCGCGCTCATCGCGGCAGGCCGCATGGGTGGCTTCGCCACCTACAAGCTCGCACTCGTCGTGGCCAACGCCGTATCAAAAGCACTGCTTGGTCGCGGGCTTCCCCTTGTCGTGAATGCGACGGTCGCGCGCACCGTGGGCGTGCTGCTCGGCCCCATTGGTTGGGCCGTCACTGGTATATGGACGCTTGCGGACATGGCAAGCCCGGCCTATCGGGTCACTGTGCCGTGCGTCATCCAAATCGCCTACATGCGCCAGAAGGCCATTGTAGAGGCTCAATCTAAGGCCTGCCCTGCCTGTGGTGCGCGGAACGAGCGCGCGGCTCGGTTCTGTGCTGATTGCGGGCAAGCGTTTCAAGGAGCGTGA